In a genomic window of Mustela nigripes isolate SB6536 chromosome 8, MUSNIG.SB6536, whole genome shotgun sequence:
- the SCARF2 gene encoding scavenger receptor class F member 2 → MEGAGPRGAGPARRRDAGKLPSPLLPPPLLLLLLWLLPGSAAPQELNPRGRNVCRAPGSQEPACCAGWRQQGDECGVAVCEGNSTCSENEVCVRPGECRCRHGYFGANCDTKCPRQFWGPDCKELCICHPHGQCEDVTGQCTCHARRWGARCEHACQCQHGVCHPRSGACRCEPGWWGAQCASACYCSATSRCDPQTGACLCHAGWWGRSCNNQCACNTSPCEQQSGRCQCRERTFGARCERYCQCFRGRCHPVDGTCACEPGYRGKYCREPCPAGFYGLGCRRRCGQCKGQQPCTVAEGRCLTCEPGWNGTKCDQPCATGFYGEGCNHRCPPCRDGHACNHVTGKCTRCNAGWIGDRCETKCSNGTYGEDCAFVCADCGSGHCDFQSGRCLCSPGVHGPHCNLTCPPGLHGVDCAQACSCHEDSCDPVTGACRLETNQRKGVMGAGALLALLLGLLLSLLGCCCACRGKDPARRELTLGRKKAPQRLCGRFSRISMKLPRIPLRRQKLPKVVVAHHDLDNTLNCSFLEPPSGLEQPSPSWSSRASFSSFDTTDEGPVYCVPHEETTTESRDAEAPTGPTEALASSPAPVTTPTSAEEATPLPASSDSERSASSVEGPCGALYARVARREARPARARGEAGGLSLSPSPERRKPPPPDPATKPKVSWIHGKHGAAAAARAPSPPLSGPEAAPSPSKRKRTPSDTSARPEEPGSPRARDPTPRPPGLAEEGPALASPSPPRARARGRGPGLSEPTDAGSPPRSAPEAASMLAAELRDKTRSLGRAEGAPGAQGPREKPAPPQKAKRSVLPASPARASPAPEAAGPEKVAAAVPAPDTPRKKTPIQKPPRKKSREAAGELGRAGAPTL, encoded by the exons ctcccaggAGCCTGCGTGCTGCGCTGGCTGGAGGCAGCAGGGCGACGAGTGTGGGGTCG CGGTGTGCGAGGGCAACTCCACGTGCTCGGAGAACGAAGTGTGCGTGCGCCCGGGCGAGTGCCGCTGCCGCCATGGCTACTTTGGTGCCAACTGCGACACGA AGTGCCCGCGCCAGTTCTGGGGCCCCGACTGCAAAGAGCTGTGTATCTGCCACCCGCATGGGCAGTGCGAGGACGTGACAGGCCAGTGTACGTGTCACGCGCGGCGCTGGGGCGCACGCTGCGAGCATGCGTGCCAGTGCCAGCATGGCGTGTGCCACCCGCGGAGTGGCGCGTGTCGCTGTGAGCCCGGCTGGTGGGGCGCGCAGTGCGCCAGCGCATGCTACTGCAGCGCCACGTCGCGCTGTGACCCACAGACGGGCGCGTGCCTGTGCCACGCAGGCTGGTGGGGCCGCAGCTGCAACAATCAGTGCGCCTGCAACACGTCGCCGTGCGAGCAACAAAGCGGCCGCTGCCAGTGTCGCGAGCGCACGTTTGGCGCGCGCTGCGAGCGCTACTGCCAGTGCTTTCGCGGCCGCTGCCACCCTGTGGACGGCACGTGCGCCTGCGAGCCGGGCTACCGGGGCAAGTACTGCCGGGAGCCGTGCCCAGCCGGCTTCTACGGCCTGGGCTGCCGCCGCCG ATGCGGCCAGTGCAAAGGCCAGCAGCCTTGCACGGTGGCCGAGGGCCGCTGCCTGACTTGTGAGCCCGGCTGGAACGGCACCAAGTGCGACCAGCCGTGCGCCACCGGCTTCTATGGCGAGGGCTGCAACCACCGCTGCCCGCCCTGCCGCGACGGGCATGCCTGCAACCACGTCACTGGCAAATGCACGCGCTGCAACGCGGGCTGGATCGGCGACCG GTGCGAGACCAAGTGCAGCAATGGCACTTACGGCGAGGACTGTGCATTTGTGTGCGCTGACTGCGGCAGCGGCCACTGCGACTTCCAGTCGGGGCGTTGCCTGTGCAGCCCCGGCGTCCACGGGCCCCA CTGTAACCTGACATGCCCGCCTGGGCTTCACGGCGTGGACTGCGCCCAGGCCTGCAGTTGCCACGAGGACTCGTGCGACCCAGTCACTGGTGCCTGCCGTTTAG AGACCAACCAGCGCAAGGGCGTGATGGGAGCGGGTGCGTTGCTTGCTCTGCTCCTCGGCCTGCTGCTCTCGCTGCTCGGCTGCTGCTGCGCCTGCCGCGGCAAGGACCCGGCGCGCCG GGAGCTCACGCTCGGGAGGAAGAAGGCGCCGCAGCGACTGTGCGGTCGCTTCAGCCGCATCAGCATGAAGCTGCCACGGATCCCGCTCCGGAGGCAGAAGCTGCCCAAGGTCGTAG TGGCCCATCACGACCTGGATAATACACTCAACTGTAGCTTCTTGGAGCCACCGTCAGGGCTGGAGCAGCCCTCGCCATCATGGTCCTCCCgggcttctttctcctcctttgacACCACTGATGAGGGCCCGGTGTACTGCGTACCCCATGAGG AGACCACAACCGAGAGCCGGGACGCGGAGGCCCCCACGGGCCCTACCGAGGCGCTGGCGTCATCCCCGGCGCCGGTGACCACACCGACGTCCGCAGAGGAGGCGACTCCCCTCCCCGCGTCCTCTGACAGCGAGCGGTCAGCGTCGAGCGTGGAAGGGCCTTGCGGGGCGCTGTATGCGCGGGTGGCTCGGCGCGAGGCCCGGCCGGCCCGGGCCCGGGGCGAAGCGGGGGGCCTGTCGCTTTCGCCGTCTCCCGAGCGCAGGAAGCCGCCTCCACCCGACCCTGCCACCAAGCCCAAGGTGTCCTGGATCCACGGCAAGCACGGCGCCGCTGCTGCTGCCCGTGCGCCCTCACCGCCACTCTCGGGACCCGAGGCCGCGCCCAGTCCCAGCAAGAGGAAACGGACGCCCAGTGACACGTCAGCGCGGCCAGAGGAGCCCGGCAGCCCCAGGGCCCGCGACCCCACGCCACGGCCCccggggctggcggaggaggggccaGCCCTCGCCTCCCCCTCGCCGCCTAGGGCTCGGGCGCGGGGTCGCGGCCCTGGCCTCTCGGAGCCCACGGACGCTGGCAGTCCCCCGCGCAGCGCGCCCGAGGCCGCCTCCATGCTCGCCGCGGAGCTGCGCGACAAGACTCGCAGCCTGGGCCGCGCCGAAGGGGCTCCCGGCGCGCAGGGTCCGCGAGAGAAGCCGGCGCCGCCACAGAAAGCCAAGCGCTCGGTGCTGCCTGCCTCGCCGGCCCGCGCGTCCCCTGCGCCCGAGGCCGCGGGGCCCGAGAAGGTGGCGGCCGCCGTGCCCGCGCCCGACACCCCCCGGAAAAAGACCCCCATCCAGAAGCCGCCGCGTAAGAAGAGCCGGGAAGCGGCAGGCGAGCTGGGCAGGGCGGGCGCGCCCACCCTGTAG